CCTTACCATATGGGTCCCACACTGATTTCAAGAAAAAGCTCGCATACATAATTGGGATAAATAAAATTGCGATAAAAGAAATTAATAAAACCTTGTTGCGAAATAGCTTTTTCCACTCATTTTTAACCATATTCATATTTGTAATTCCTCCTTCAAATTTTGGGGTGTCTGTCATCTCTTGCTTACAAATACAAGTATATAATTTTTCAAGCCTCGCAAATTCTTGATTTTGTCGTTTTATTGGCACAAAAATGGCGCTGACGTTTAAAAACAACAAGCGAAGGGGAAAACTATATATAGGAAGCCATTTCATGAAAGGAAGTCACTAATATGTCATTAAACAAGGAAAAATTAAAACAAGTAACAGAACTCGCCAAAACAAACTGGAAAAGCGCGCGAATCACCGCCCACGCCGCCCAACTCACCTTTTACATATTGCTATCGATTTTGCCAATGATGCTCGTATTCGGCAATCTAATTCCGTTGCTGCCAATTCCAAAAGAAGAAGTATACTCCACGCTCCAAACATTCATGCCACCAGAAGTGTACGATATCCTGCATCCCGTCATCGAAAGCATGCTCACCAACGCAAGCGGCACCGCCATCTCACTCGGTTTAATCACCGCGATTTGGTCCGCTTCGAAATGTTTCAGCGCCCTACAAGAAGTCCTAAACATCGTCTACCAAGCCCCAGATCGCAAAAATTTCATCGTGACCCGCGTCATGTCATTCGTTATGATGCTCGTTATCATCGTAATCCTCGGCGCCGTCGTCTTTGTTTTCGCATTCGGCGAACAAATCGTAGGCTTCTTGCAAGACCAATTCGATCTGAATCTTGATGCCCTCGCTAATTTAGGCGCTGCAAAATGGTTCATCACGCCAATTTTCCTATTCATTTTATTCCTCATCATCTACTGGCTCGTTCCAAACGTCAAATGGAAAATCAGAAAAAGCGTCATCGGTGCCCTATTTGCCACAGTCGGCTGGCTTGCTGCAACCGAACTACTTTCCGCCTATGTCAGTTTTCAAGGTGATAAAATTCTCGGTTTCGGCAGTCTCAGCATCATGATCGTCATCATGCTCTGGCTCTATTTCGTCTCGATTATCCTGCTACTCGGCGCGTTTATAAACGTCATCACCGACTCCTACAAACAACAAAATTTGTAATCAATGCGTGGATATATTACAATGAAAACGAGAGAAAATCGCTATTTAGGAGGAATTTTATCATGAGTATCAAAATGCTACATACGTGCATTCGCGTCAAGGACTTAGACAAATCGCTAGCTTTCTACACCGAAGCATTTGGCCTGAAAGAAACACGTCGTAAAGATTTCCCAGATCACAAATTCACACTCGTCTACCTTGCATTTGAAGAAGGCGGATTCGAATTGGAACTAACGTACAACTACGATCAAGCAGAAGCCTACGATCTTGGAAACGGCTACGGACACCTCGCAGTTGGCGTCGATGACCTATCCGCAACACACGAAACCTTCGAAAAAGCCGGCTACAGCGTCACCGACTTAAAAGGCCTACCGGGAACAAAACCAACCTATTTCTTCGTAATGGATCCCGACGGCTACAAAACCGAAGTCATCCAAAATCGCTAATGAGCACGCAAAAAAGAGAGCAGTTTTCCTCATTGCTCTCTTTTACTATCTATATATAGGAGGAAACACGTTATGCAACACGCCGAATTTCAGCAAGACATCTACAATCTTGTCCGCCAAATCCCACACGGAAAAGTCACAACATACGGTCAAATCGCGTATATGCTCGGACGTCCGAAAAATTCGCGACTTGTTGGCCAAGCCATGCGCTTAACACCGAGCGACGCCAGCATCCCAAGCCACCGCGTTGTCAACTCCCAAGGCCGACTCGTTCCGGGGTGGTCCGCCCAATATGACCTACTAAAAGCAGAAGGCATCCCCTTCACACCAAATGGCAACGTTCGCTTAAAAAGCTGTTTTTGGCAAGGTTAAGCCTCCAATCGCAACAATCGTTCCTTCATCGCGATACCACCACGGTACCCCGTTATTTTTCCATTTTTTCCAATCACACGATGACACGGCACCACCATCAAAACTGGGTTCGCCCCAATCGCCGTCCCAACTGCCCGCACCGCCTGCGGTTTCCCAATCACTTGCGCAATCTCCGAATACGTCCTCGTCTCCCCATACGGAATCGCAACTAACGCCTGCCAAACCGCCTCCTGAAAAGGCGTCCCTGTAATATCCAGCGGCAAATCAAAATCCCGTCGCGCCCCCGTCAAATACGCCGCAATCCCCTCCGCATAAGGCTTCACCCGCATCTCATCTACTATCAAATCCACGCGAACCCTCTCGCCCCACTTTTCCAACTCAGCTATATCCGCCCCATCCGAGCCAACAAACGCCAATCCACGCTCGCTAATCCCAATATAAAGCGCCATCCCAGCCACATCCAGCCGATCATAATACACCATCTTCATCGCCAT
The sequence above is drawn from the Listeria weihenstephanensis genome and encodes:
- a CDS encoding YihY/virulence factor BrkB family protein, which gives rise to MSLNKEKLKQVTELAKTNWKSARITAHAAQLTFYILLSILPMMLVFGNLIPLLPIPKEEVYSTLQTFMPPEVYDILHPVIESMLTNASGTAISLGLITAIWSASKCFSALQEVLNIVYQAPDRKNFIVTRVMSFVMMLVIIVILGAVVFVFAFGEQIVGFLQDQFDLNLDALANLGAAKWFITPIFLFILFLIIYWLVPNVKWKIRKSVIGALFATVGWLAATELLSAYVSFQGDKILGFGSLSIMIVIMLWLYFVSIILLLGAFINVITDSYKQQNL
- a CDS encoding methylated-DNA--[protein]-cysteine S-methyltransferase — encoded protein: MAMKMVYYDRLDVAGMALYIGISERGLAFVGSDGADIAELEKWGERVRVDLIVDEMRVKPYAEGIAAYLTGARRDFDLPLDITGTPFQEAVWQALVAIPYGETRTYSEIAQVIGKPQAVRAVGTAIGANPVLMVVPCHRVIGKNGKITGYRGGIAMKERLLRLEA
- a CDS encoding lactoylglutathione lyase, producing the protein MSIKMLHTCIRVKDLDKSLAFYTEAFGLKETRRKDFPDHKFTLVYLAFEEGGFELELTYNYDQAEAYDLGNGYGHLAVGVDDLSATHETFEKAGYSVTDLKGLPGTKPTYFFVMDPDGYKTEVIQNR
- a CDS encoding MGMT family protein, which gives rise to MQHAEFQQDIYNLVRQIPHGKVTTYGQIAYMLGRPKNSRLVGQAMRLTPSDASIPSHRVVNSQGRLVPGWSAQYDLLKAEGIPFTPNGNVRLKSCFWQG